The sequence tttgcagaaaataaatgcagttgacagtgagaggacgttttattttttgctgagtttatatatttctgtttttgttgcaAAATTATTTCTGATTATTGCTGGAGAAATATCTTCATCTGTTCATCTGTTGACCCACTGTGATCACCATTGATATTTTATTTTCTAATCAACTGATTTTTCTCTGCAAGTAGCATGTCTttgggtattggtattggtattcaCGCTGcgggtctcaaatcaaatcaaaaatcgaaTTTATTTTTCTCAGAAGATTGCTATATCACATTGACATGTTTTCTGAGATATTGAACGCTTCTCCAGGATTTGTGAGATCTGATGATCGGCGCAGCGTGACTACAATGAAGTCAACCTGTAACGCACCCAATGAAGCCGACATGGCAATGAAAACTACATGGCAACCGGCATTAAAGGCGCACGGAGCGTCAGCAGAAAGCAGCCTGGCAATCTATGGTGGACTGCGCAGATGAAGGATATGGCAGCGACCTTATATTTGATCAAGTGAGTTCTGCATCTTGTTCGTGTTGGTGTCCTGCATATTTTGTCATAATTGGAATTGGTCAGATAAAGGGCAACGAGCAAGGGACATCATATTTTATACAGGTTCCTCTCCACTGATTCAATCTCAACGAATAGCGGTGGATGAGGGTGATTGATTACGTTCAGTCTAAATGTATTTTCATTCACTACGACAGGGCGatttgattgattcattgattaTTCATCTTATTGTAAATATGGAAAATATAGCCGGTGGATACTGGACATATTGTGGGGTGGTGGGTTATTTATTTCGCGTACTGCCATTTAAGGGATGATTCTTATTCTGTCTATTCATTGAAATCTACAAGTTTTATTGAATTAGTATCGTGTTAATGACGTAACAGACTGACGTTCTCCGTATCTATGGAGACACGAAGGCAAGAGTGTTCGGTTCAGAATGTTCAATGCAGTGTTGCATAGAGACCAGGATTCTAGACATTCCCATGTCATAGCTGAGAGTAAGATACGTTTCAAGGTTGATGCACTGAATGGACAAGGCAGTGCTTTTCCTGTTTAAAGGCTGCACCCCTTCGATGGAATCTATATAGGCTATAGATAATTTGGAATAAAAAAGCCACATTTATTCTttagctttttatttttatttgacacaGAATAGTCATCAAACTACATATTTCcatactgtagctacagtatttCCGACACTTGATTGAAATCACTTCATGAAGACACAGGCCTATTGAATAGACCTGCCATAGGCCACCATGTAATCAGGATGGGCATTTCAAGACATGAGGACCAGGTTGTCTCCATGTAGTAAACTGAATGCTGTGTGATGCTCTGAATCTTTTCAGTGATAGATTTTCTCCATCTGGGAATTAGGAAATATCTCACTCTTTAGTGCACCCACCTTCTGAATGGAAACATGGACACCACCTACAAAGGAGGAATTGTAGTCAACAATGTCCAGGAACTATGAGGTGAATAACATGTAGGCTATTATAATTCTATTCTATGTTACATTACCTGGTCATACATTGCCTAGTAATGTTGAGTTATGACTTGACTGTATTGGATGGTCTGCTAGGCCTACCTCTTGCAGAAACAACCTAAGCACATGAGCCTACCTAATAATCCAGAATAAAGAGTGatataaaaacacaaacaaaaaacaaaacaaaataaatcaaGTCAGTCAATGATACCCTTGAAGAAAGACACCAACCTCCACTATATTCTCCTCCTCTGCTTACCTCCAAGCCTGGTCACTCAGTAGGGATGTTGGCTACTGTGGAACATGGTCCCATCCTCTGCAGCGACTCCAACATCCTCTGCCTCTCCTGGAAGGGCCGGGTCCCCAAGAGCGAGAAGGACAAGCCGGTGTGCCAGAAGCGCTACCATGAGGAGGGCTGGCTGGCCACAGGGAACGGGAGAGGGGTGGTGGGCGTGACGTTCACATCCAGCCACTGCAGGAGAGACAGGAACACTCCTCAGAGAATCAACTTCAACCTGCGAGGACACAACAGTGAGGTGGGTCTTGTTATTTTTTCCGAAACTGCGTTTATTTGCAGAATTAATAAAAAATGCCCTCATATATAAACCCCCAGATTTAATCTGACAATCATCACAAAAGAGCATTTTGTGTTAGTATAAAATAGGCGATGTAGAGTAGTGGAGGAAGTGGACTGTTTTGTACTTTCTCTCATTCAGCATGTGCATCTCATTTTGAATATGAATTGTATTCCACTTTCACATTCCTAGAGAGCCCCCTGTGTTCGTGGAGTATAATAGCAGTTGCATACTTCCCTTTGCAGGTTGTGTTGGTTCGTTGGAATGAGCCCTTTCAGAAGTTGGCCACGTGTGACATGGAGGGAGGCATCTTCGTCTGGATTCAGTATGAGGGACGGTGGTCTGTAGAGTTAGTGAATGACCGTGGTGCCCAGGTAGGTATAAGATGCCCGGGTATGATATTTTGACTATATTTTTTATTGGGAAAGATAATGTATTGGTGAAAACATTATGTAATGCTGGAAAGATAATATAATGGATGCATTTCTAATCTCTCCATAAGGTGAGTGATTTCACATGGTCCCATGATGGCACTCAGGCCTTGATCGCCTACAGGGATGGGTTTGTCTTGGTGGGGTCAGTCAGCGGACAGAGACACTGGTCCTCAGAGATCAACCTGGAGAGCCAGATCACCTGTGGCATCTGGACACCTGACGACCAACAGGTAGGTACACCTGAGCTAACCTGGTTTCTGGCTGAACCTAAACAAAACATTGAGCATTTATTGCCCTTTTACAAACAAATAAGATACATATTATAGTATTGACCTTTGTGTTACAGGCAAACAATATATGAAATAATCTGTTGGTTTCGGGGACACAGATTTAGCCTTGACTAAAAAGCATGCTCATTTGAGATTCTTGTTGTTCTTCTTGTTTGTCTATTGCCTGTCCAGGAgatgtacttgtacatcaagctgccttgTTCTGCAGAAAAATTTGATAGGCTCCCTGCCCTTATGGGCTGTTCTGGCTCAGACACAGTTTACTTACTCTTTGTCTAGGACTAGGTTTAATCTTTGTCCAGGAGACCACCCCCATTGATGTTTTCTCTCAGAAAATAAGGATTCCTGCCAACTGCCTTTACTTCAGGTGTTGTTTGGTACAGCCGACGGTCAGGTGATAGTGATGGACTGTCATGGTCGCATGCTGGCCCATGTCCTGCTACACGAGTCGGATGGCATCGTCGGCATGTCATGGAACTGCCCCTGCTTCCTAGTGGAGGACAGCACAGAAAGCGACACCGACTCTGATGACAACCCACCTCAAGGTAAGATACTGTAATAAGGATAATGCAAGGTAGTGTGGTTATTTAGATCATTTAGGCACTGATTCTATGGGCACAGAGAGTGACGCTGTGTCTCGACAATAACCCAGCTCAAGGTCACACATTGTAAACAatcaagcgagagagagaacatccCTGTCTTGTACCGCTCTCGAATGTGAAAAAAAGAGATGTGATAATTTTTTTTAACCTCTACTGTGAACGCTATGAGGAGGCTAATGtgtttatttctctctcccaAGTGCGTATCCTGAAGCCCCTTCTGACAGTTAGCTTCATATCAGGAGACATCAGTTTGATGAACAACTACGATGACCTCGCTCCTACCGTCATCCGCTCAGGACTCAAAGGTAATTACTTTTTCAATCTTAAACGTGTGGGCGGACCGAATGTGTTGTGACTGAGCTCTTCCTGTTCAGATGTGGAGGTCCAGTGGTGTTCTCAGGGGGACCTCCTGGCGGCAGCTGGGATGGAGAGACATGGGCTCCCTGGAGTCCCCTCTGACCCTATCGTGAGGAACGCCCTGGTCAAATTCTACAACGTCCAAGGAGAACATATCTACACGTTAGAAACACCTGCCCAGGTGAACTCCCCTCTTTGATTCACTTTTCTGAAATGTTATTGTATGATATTTACAAACTGGTTGTAATTTGTTTGTGATGGCATAATTTCAACCAGTTTCTGGCTTCTGGGTAGGCCCTCTAACACGTATAAGTCAAATTCTATAAGTCATCTGAAATCTTCAATGAATAACTACAATATTAACAGAAAGTATACTTGACATGAAATGCACTGTCGCCGCACTTCCAAGTCTCGTTCAGTGGGCTATGGAGAAAGCCAGAAATCAAGGTTCCGTAGAATGTGAATACAACAGAACAGGGCCGACTGGGAACCTGCCTTGTCAACCTTTGCCTTGCAGCGCCCCATCACCACTATCTGCTGGGGCCACAGAGACTCTCGTCTGTTCCTGGCGTGTGGCACGGCGCTGTACGTGGTGCGGGTGGAGCACCGGGTGGCCAGCCTGCAGCTGCTGTGCCAACAGGGCATCGCCAGTGCCCtacgggaggagagagacgtgGGCAAACTAAACATGCCCTCCTTACTCTGTTCCTATGTCACAACCGCCTTCATACCCACCATCAAGGTAAAATAAGCTTTATTCAGTTGGCTACTGTAGGCTATTATCTGAGCTCAAAGCCATCTGGACTTGTTCATTTCAAAATGACAGGACCCCTTGGTCGTAATCCTTCAATGTTTGTAGATCGGTAAGGTGCAGGGGATATGCTGGAAGCTCCATCACTACCCTGAGTGTACCTATCCAGATCCTAACGATCTAAAGGGGTAAGGGCCAAGGggaaggggtaggggtagggagcgGATTGGAACCAACTGTTAATGCTTTTCTCTTGTTTCTCTAGCCTCCTATTCCTGATCCCAACAACATCCGGGACTTTGTCAGCTACCCCACAGCTGGTAACGAGAGGCTGCACTGCACCATGAAGCGAGCGGAGGACAACCCAGAGGCAGGGGGACCCTGTTACACCCTCTACCTGGAACACCTAGGTGGTCTGGTGCCCATCCTCAAAGGCAGACGCATCAGCAAGCTACGGCCAGAGTTCATCATCATAGACCCTAAAACAGACAGCAAAGCAGGTGGGATTGGCACAGAAAAATTTATTATAATGCACTTTCAAAAATAGTTAGTATGTTACACACAAACAGCTCATTTTAGACCGGTATATCATGATGAGTTGGGCAACCCTACTATTGTGTGTTCAcatatattgtatatttttttCCTGAAGTTCTACTGTTCTGACCTGTTTATAGAGGTGGAgtcaaatatgatttttttttatttgtcatttgtttatttgcttgtttcttgttgttttttccccctccagATGAGGTGTGTGTGAACGCTATGATCTCCTACATGACTGACAGCTGTAACTGTTCGGACTCCAGCGACATTGAGTTGAGTGACGAGTGGGTCGGGAAGAAGTCCCCTAAACTGTCCAGAGGAAACGGGTCACCCAAGCTTTCCAGGTATCTTTCATTACAAATGGTCTGGACTCTGGAAGAGTGAGGTTATAAGACTAATGTTTACCATATTCAACCCTATAATCCTAACCATTACCTTTAGTAGCTGATCCATGTAATACAAAAAGTTCAACCTTCTTCAATAGGTCATACTGATCATTTTATTTgtttcaaatgttatttgttcaTCATTTTAAATTGGTCTATTTTGCCTTTGTTTGCCGCTTGTTTTGGTTGTTGTCTGGCATAGGAGGAACATGGAATCTAGAAAATCTCCCAAAATGTCCCGGGCTAGTCAAGAAGGCCCACGATCACCCCGGTTACCAACAAAGAAGCCACCAATTCGATCTCCCAGTTTGACGCGTCGAGAGATGTCCATGGATGGAATCTCTGAGGTATTGTCTGGATATGTGTCGTGCGTTGGTATAGTGGTTAGGGGTTGAAATTGTGGTTTCTGCATGTTTAGATTTAGCCACTTCTGTACCCAGAAGTTAACCGGGtatagttagctggctagctcatgCAATATTTGGTTCTGGGTTCTGGATCATTTTTtacataatacatttttttaatctaTTTGCTTGATTTCGCAGCATAATTATCTTGCTCAAGTCACGTCCAATATTTGGGGGACAAAGTTCAAAATCGTTGGACTTGCTTCTTTCCTACCTGCTAATCTTGGTGCAGGTAAGATCACCAACATTTGGAGGGGAAAAACACAGCCATATTTTCAGTATTTACCTTATTTTTTATTATTCCTTTATGTTGACTACTCCATTTCATTCCAATTTGATTGTAGAAATGGTTTCCTCTGTTTTAGTTATCTATAAGACCAGTTTGCTGCATCTACAACCAAGGCAGATGACAATCTACCTTCCGGAGGTGCGGAAAATATCACTTGACTTCATGAGCCTGCCTGTCTTTAACCCAAACGTCTTCAGTGAGGATGAGGATGACTTGCCTGGTAAGTCATGAATGAATGAAcaattaaacaaacaaacaattaatTGATACTGGAATGAAGTATCAAGTGCAAGTTTACATGAATTTCGGTTGGATGTTGACTTCTGTTGAGTAATGAATGTAGTACACAACAATACCTAAAGTTATTGGAATATTCTTTGACTTGTCTTTCAGTGATGGGACCATCTGGAGTGACAAGTGACAACCCTTCCTGTACGGTCAACATCCCCATCGCACCCATCCACAGCCCTGCCCAAGCCATGTCCCCCACTCAGAGCATTGGACTGGTCCAGTCCCTGCTGGCCAATCAGAACATCCAGCTGGATGTCTTGACCAATCCCACGGCTACGGCTTCAGCTGCAGCGGCCGCTGCAGCAGCCTCGGCCTCTATTGCAGGGCCTGATCACGGTCAGAATGCAGTAGCAGCACAGTACAGTGGGACTCTAGGAAGGTACTCCAACCCAGGACAGGTGATTTTTAACAGGCTAGAGATGGGTCCCCTCCTAGCTGGAACACTGCCTCCACCTCCGCCTCCACATCACCCCCCTCAACAACCTCAACAACGTCCTCAGTCTCAACAGACACACCAACAACTGTCCAAACAACCACCGCAGATACTaacccaacagcagcagcagcaacaacaacagagaATGCAACAGCATCAACAACTACAGCACCAGCAACAGCAgattcaacaacaacatcaacaactacAACAGCATCATATACAGcagatccaacagcagcagcagcaacagactCAGCAGCACCAAGCactgcaacaacaacaccaacaacaacaggcGGCActgcaacagcaacaacagcagatCCAACATCAGCACCAACACTTGCAACAACAGCAAATCGCTCAGCAGCACCAACAGATGCAACTGCAACATGAGCAAATgcatcagcagcagcaacaaatgcagcagcaacagcagcagatcCGACAGCAGATTATAGAGATGaggcagcaacaacagcagctgcagcagcaacATCAGCAGATACAACAGCAACACCAACAGATGCAGAGGCAGCACCAACAAATGCAGCAGCAACTGAAGCTGCAGATCACCTTGCCCCCTCCGCCTACTGGCTATCCcaccatctctctgcagcagttCCAGGTACTGCAACAGATACCCCACCCCAGTGCAGAGTTGGGACCAGAAAGAGGAGAGCAGGGGCATACTCAGAGCCATACTCTGGGCAGGCCAAGTCTACCGCGATccaggcctccatcattcattgatGTAGACAGCTTACGGTCCAGACCTCCTTCCTTCATCGAAGCAGATACATCAAGATCTAGACCACCGTCATTCATCGACATAGACACAATACGGACTAGACCTCCTTCTTTCATTGATGCAGATACAGGTACATTGCGGTCTAGACCCCCGTCGTTCCTCGATGCAGACTCCTCCCGATCCAGACCTCCTTCattcatagacacagacacactacgtTCTAGACCTCCTTCCTTCCTCGATGCAGAGACTTCCCTTGAGATCCAGATGAGGAAGGTGAACCCTCCACCACCCTACCCAGGAACCATAGTGTCTGCAGCCACCGCCACAACCTCCACCGCTCCTCAGACCCTCATCACCAACTGTGACAACCCCAACATACTGGTCACAGCAGACCCGTGTCTGAAGAAAGACGAGTTCTCACTTCACCCAGTTGGTCTCCAGTACCAGATGGGATACGAGAGGATCACAACCTTTGACAGCAGTGGGAATGTAGAGGAGGTGTGTCGCCCTCGCAGAAGACTCATAAGCAACCAGAACACCTACGCTGTTCAAGGCATGGGAGGTTCGGCCACACTTAAAGTCACCTCATCGTCTGACAGTAAGAAAGTCCAGCTTCCTTACAGCTCAGCGACTCTAAGCCGCCTCTCTGTGCCACGATACTCCATACCCAGCAGAGACCCGCCCCCCTACCCAGATCCAGCCAATCAGGTTAACATTAACACGGCGACACTTTCTCCTCCCCAACGCATGGACAGTAGTCACATGATTCACGCCACCTTGCGACCTGACCGGCGAGACGTGGAATCTCGCCTGAAGGTGTCCCAGATGGTTGACGCTTCAAGGACTCTACCAACCAAGTCTAAGATCAACAGTGCGGCCCTAGCACTCTCTTACCAGCAGAGGGTGCCCACGGCTCTGTATACCTGCACTcagtgcagcagcaacagcagcagcaccagtgtcagtgttagtggtggtggtagtagcagcagtggcatCGCAGGAGGCACTGTAGTGCGACAGGATTTCCCACCAGGAAAAGGTGCTCATCACAGCACCATCATTGTTCATTCCAAAAGCACTTCGTCTCAAGCTTCTCAGTCATCTTACAATCTGCTGAGTCCTGTTGATAACAgcagggataggactgtgtaTGTGAACTCTGCCTTTACCGAAGACGAGACATTAAGTCAGCAATGTCGTCACTTGACTCTTGGGGAAGTTAGTTTGACACTGAAACGTCCTCCACCATACCAGTGGGATCCAAACACTGCAGAGGAGTTCTGGATACCCTCAGAACAGACTATCTtagctcctcctccaccaccaacacacaaACCACCACCCCCGATCATCTTCAGCAATGCTCAGCATCTGGACATGACACGGCTGCCTTTTGTACTCTCAACAAAACCTCCCAGCAGCCCAAGTACTGTTACTTTCCCATCAGGTTACCAGATCTCCATGTCACCTTTCCCTCCAGGGGTTGGTCAGGATGGAACCCCACTCCAGTCCATGCAGAGCCATCCACCACCCTGCCCTCCCAACGAAGTAGTTGCTCCAGTCCCCCAGTTTGCCCAGCAGGACCCCAACCTGGTCTTGCCACCTGGATACCCTCCCAGCCATGCCAACCTAGCTTGCTGCCCTCTGCCCCCGATGTACCCAGGGGCCGCCTCCTGTGCTGGGCTTCAGCTGCACCCTGTTAGCCTGCACCCCTGGAACCCATATAGCCTACCCATGCAGGACCTGTCAGGCTCTGCCACCCTCCCCAGCAAGTCTCATCAGGTGTTAGAAAAGCCagtcctctccccacctcctcctgttgctccccccccaccacctcttacacttcctcctcctccaccaagcgAGCTGCCGAAATCCAAAAGCCCTACAGAGGAGCTGGCGGAATCTGCCAGTAGCTTCCAGGAGCCGTCTTCTCTAAACGAAAGCCCCGTTCCAGACCGACAGGGGTCCGACATGTTCAGCAAGAAAAGTCGTAAACGTCTAGACAGCCGAGCCGAGGCGGCAAACATGACCACCGTCTCAGAGGGCAAATCCAAAAAGGAAGGGCGCGCCCTCTCCGACTTCAACTCcctcatctccagccccaggctTGGCGGCAGGGAGAAGAAGAAACTCAAAGGCCAGAGGGAGCAGC is a genomic window of Oncorhynchus tshawytscha isolate Ot180627B linkage group LG11, Otsh_v2.0, whole genome shotgun sequence containing:
- the tulp4b gene encoding tubby-related protein 4 encodes the protein MSRNYEPGHSVGMLATVEHGPILCSDSNILCLSWKGRVPKSEKDKPVCQKRYHEEGWLATGNGRGVVGVTFTSSHCRRDRNTPQRINFNLRGHNSEVVLVRWNEPFQKLATCDMEGGIFVWIQYEGRWSVELVNDRGAQVSDFTWSHDGTQALIAYRDGFVLVGSVSGQRHWSSEINLESQITCGIWTPDDQQVLFGTADGQVIVMDCHGRMLAHVLLHESDGIVGMSWNCPCFLVEDSTESDTDSDDNPPQVRILKPLLTVSFISGDISLMNNYDDLAPTVIRSGLKDVEVQWCSQGDLLAAAGMERHGLPGVPSDPIVRNALVKFYNVQGEHIYTLETPAQRPITTICWGHRDSRLFLACGTALYVVRVEHRVASLQLLCQQGIASALREERDVGKLNMPSLLCSYVTTAFIPTIKPPIPDPNNIRDFVSYPTAGNERLHCTMKRAEDNPEAGGPCYTLYLEHLGGLVPILKGRRISKLRPEFIIIDPKTDSKADEVCVNAMISYMTDSCNCSDSSDIELSDEWVGKKSPKLSRGNGSPKLSRRNMESRKSPKMSRASQEGPRSPRLPTKKPPIRSPSLTRREMSMDGISEHNYLAQVTSNIWGTKFKIVGLASFLPANLGAVIYKTSLLHLQPRQMTIYLPEVRKISLDFMSLPVFNPNVFSEDEDDLPVMGPSGVTSDNPSCTVNIPIAPIHSPAQAMSPTQSIGLVQSLLANQNIQLDVLTNPTATASAAAAAAAASASIAGPDHGQNAVAAQYSGTLGRYSNPGQIQQQHQQMQRQHQQMQQQLKLQITLPPPPTGYPTISLQQFQVLQQIPHPSAELGPERGEQGHTQSHTLGRPSLPRSRPPSFIDVDSLRSRPPSFIEADTSRSRPPSFIDIDTIRTRPPSFIDADTGTLRSRPPSFLDADSSRSRPPSFIDTDTLRSRPPSFLDAETSLEIQMRKVNPPPPYPGTIVSAATATTSTAPQTLITNCDNPNILVTADPCLKKDEFSLHPVGLQYQMGYERITTFDSSGNVEEVCRPRRRLISNQNTYAVQGMGGSATLKVTSSSDSKKVQLPYSSATLSRLSVPRYSIPSRDPPPYPDPANQVNINTATLSPPQRMDSSHMIHATLRPDRRDVESRLKVSQMVDASRTLPTKSKINSAALALSYQQRVPTALYTCTQCSSNSSSTSVSVSGGGSSSSGIAGGTVVRQDFPPGKGAHHSTIIVHSKSTSSQASQSSYNLLSPVDNSRDRTVYVNSAFTEDETLSQQCRHLTLGEVSLTLKRPPPYQWDPNTAEEFWIPSEQTILAPPPPPTHKPPPPIIFSNAQHLDMTRLPFVLSTKPPSSPSTVTFPSGYQISMSPFPPGVGQDGTPLQSMQSHPPPCPPNEVVAPVPQFAQQDPNLVLPPGYPPSHANLACCPLPPMYPGAASCAGLQLHPVSLHPWNPYSLPMQDLSGSATLPSKSHQVLEKPVLSPPPPVAPPPPPLTLPPPPPSELPKSKSPTEELAESASSFQEPSSLNESPVPDRQGSDMFSKKSRKRLDSRAEAANMTTVSEGKSKKEGRALSDFNSLISSPRLGGREKKKLKGQREQLNKTKKLNRTSTTSEFQDSSESEPELFISGDELMNQSQSSKKGWKSKRSLRMASELEEIKCRKANEREDRGLGSQGFIYVMANKQPLWNEATQVYQLDFGGRVTQESAKNFQIELDGRQVMQFGRIDGNAYILDFQYPFSAVQAFAVALANVTQRLK